The following coding sequences are from one Musa acuminata AAA Group cultivar baxijiao chromosome BXJ2-4, Cavendish_Baxijiao_AAA, whole genome shotgun sequence window:
- the LOC135585302 gene encoding receptor-like serine/threonine-protein kinase SD1-8: MPRRMTKASVLLYLLTASILCSPAIGGDTVTPNRPLVDDGETSLISAGGSFELGFFSPVGSTNRYIGIWYHRIPIQTVVWVANRQRPVTGRSGKLSLETDGALVITDGKNSTVIWSSGPLALGNPVARLLDNGNFVVEEEGSDDDPSSFAWQSFDFLTDTLLPSMKIGWNLTSGLNRNLTAWRSVSDPAPSKYGTGFDVHGVPQIFLWSGSRRYWRGGSWNGRQFSGIQEMKTDNVFDMVFVGDAREVVYSFYMRQSSVVSRLVMSQSGMLQRLVWIEESEMWSVFWFAPNDHCDNMLSPCGPYGVCYPNESPKCKCLQGFHPKNPRSWDLRDGTDGCVRNTALDCRNGTDGFITLSSVKIPHTSTSMVDTSMSLEECEDLCRRNCSCKAYASANISGSESSSGCIIWTTELTDIKMYDSGSGQDIYVRLAAADLGSESSQSHRNHVVVIIIVVSALATFFLLSVACFVWRRKKRRNRYIDEETHEQDLDLPLYDLDTISGATGNFSKDNKLGEGGFGLVYKGKLRELQEIAVKRLSETSTQGLAEFKNEVTLIAKLQHRNLVRLLGCCIQAGERMLIYEYMPHGSLDSFLFDKTKGALLDWQTRYNIIVGIARGLLYLHRDSRFRIIHRDLKASNILLDKDMNPKISDFGMARMFGGDETDARTRRVVGTYGYMSPEYAMDGIFSAKSDVFSFGVLVLEIVSGKKNRGVYQSAHHLNLLAHIWSLWNEGKGLELADGSMGQSSLSVAEVMRCIKVGLLCVQARPEDRPTMSSVVVMLGGDSALLPQPRQPGFIIASETDSSTSKQDSSTNHASMTTMLEGR; the protein is encoded by the exons ATGCCCAGGAGGATGACCAAGGCCTCGGTGCTTCTCTACCTTCTCACTGCTTCTATCCTCTGTTCCCCCGCCATTGGAGGCGACACTGTCACACCCAACCGACCTCTCGTCGACGACGGAGAAACCAGCTTAATTTCCGCTGGTGGCAGCTTCGAGTTGGGCTTCTTTAGCCCCGTCGGTTCTACCAACCGCTACATCGGCATATGGTACCACCGCATCCCGATCCAGACCGTGGTCTGGGTTGCCAACCGCCAGCGGCCGGTCACCGGCCGTTCCGGAAAGCTGTCCTTGGAGACGGACGGAGCACTCGTGATCACCGACGGCAAGAACTCCACCGTCATCTGGTCCTCGGGCCCGCTGGCCCTTGGGAACCCAGTGGCCCGGCTCCTCGACAACGGGAACTTCGTCGTGGAGGAGGAGGGCAGTGACGACGATCCGAGCAGCTTTGCGTGGCAGAGCTTCGATTTCCTGACGGACACACTTCTGCCGAGCATGAAGATCGGGTGGAACCTGACGAGCGGGCTGAACCGCAACCTCACGGCATGGAGGAGCGTCAGCGATCCGGCGCCGAGCAAATACGGCACCGGCTTCGACGTGCACGGGGTTCCGCAGATATTTCTGTGGTCCGGGAGCCGGCGGTACTGGCGCGGGGGTTCATGGAACGGCCGCCAGTTCAGTGGCATCCAGGAGATGAAGACCGACAACGTGTTCGACATGGTGTTCGTGGGGGACGCCCGCGAGGTCGTGTACTCGTTCTACATGCGACAATCCTCGGTCGTCTCGAGGTTGGTCATGAGCCAGTCGGGCATGCTGCAGCGTTTGGTGTGGATCGAAGAAAGTGAGATGTGGAGCGTCTTCTGGTTCGCGCCCAACGACCATTGCGACAACATGTTGTCGCCCTGCGGCCCCTACGGCGTCTGCTACCCCAACGAGTCGCCGAAGTGCAAGTGCTTGCAGGGGTTTCACCCCAAGAATCCCAGGAGCTGGGATCTCAGGGACGGGACGGACGGCTGCGTAAGGAACACGGCGTTGGACTGCCGGAACGGGACCGACGGGTTCATCACGCTCAGCAGCGTAAAGATACCGCACACGTCGACGTCGATGGTGGACACGAGCATGAGCCTGGAGGAGTGCGAGGATTTGTGCCGGAGGAACTGCTCCTGCAAAGCGTATGCCAGTGCCAACATCAGTGGAAGTGAGAGCAGCAGCGGGTGCATCATATGGACGACGGAGCTCACCGATATCAAAATGTACGACAGTGGTTCAGGACAAGATATCTATGTCAGGCTGGCGGCTGCCGACCTTG GATCTGAATCAAGCCAGTCTCACCGGAATCATGTGGTCGTGATCATCATCGTAGTCTCTGCTCTGGCAACCTTTTTCCTGCTTTCTGTTGCTTGCTTCGTTTggcgaaggaagaagagaagaa ATCGCTACATTGACGAAGAAACACACGAACAAGACTTGGACCTACCACTATATGATTTGGACACGATATCAGGCGCCACCGGCAACTTCTCCAAGGACAACAAGCTTGGTGAGGGCGGTTTTGGTCTAGTATACAAG GGTAAGCTGCGGGAGCTACAAGAGATAGCTGTGAAGAGGTTATCCGAGACATCGACGCAGGGCCTGGCTGAGTTCAAGAACGAGGTAACGCTAATTGCCAAGCTACAGCACCGTAACCTCGTCCGGCTTCTCGGTTGCTGCATCCAAGCAGGGGAGAGGATGCTGATCTACGAGTACATGCCCCACGGAAGCTTGGATTCCTTCTTGTTTG ACAAGACTAAAGGGGCATTGTTGGACTGGCAAACACGGTACAACATCATCGTGGGGATTGCTCGAGGCCTTCTGTACCTCCACCGTGATTCTAGATTCAGAATTATTCACAGGGATCTGAAAGCTAGCAACATCCTTCTTGACAAGGATATGAACCCCAAGATATCGGACTTTGGCATGGCAAGGATGTTTGGAGGGGACGAAACAGACGCAAGAACCAGGAGAGTCGTCGGGACGTA TGGATACATGTCTCCCGAGTACGCCATGGACGGAATCTTCTCGGCGAAATCTGACGTCTTCAGCTTCGGTGTTTTGGTGCTGGAAATCGTAAGTGGCAAAAAGAACAGAGGAGTCTATCAATCTGCACACCACCTAAATCTTCTAGCACAT atATGGAGTCTTTGGAACGAAGGTAAAGGGTTGGAATTAGCGGATGGGTCAATGGGGCAGTCGTCTCTTTCCGTGGCAGAAGTCATGAGGTGTATAAAGGTGGGACTTTTGTGCGTTCAAGCGCGACCAGAAGACAGACCAACGATGTCGTCGGTGGTGGTGATGTTGGGCGGCGACAGTGCTCTCCTACCACAACCAAGACAACCAGGTTTTATCATTGCATCTGAAACCGATTCATCTACGAGCAAACAAGACTCGTCCACAAACCACGCATCGATGACGACGATGTTGGAAGGCCGATAG